The Thermus filiformis genome contains a region encoding:
- the glgP gene encoding alpha-glucan family phosphorylase, translating to MNALGRLIAMPELPELLKGLKELAYNLWWSWNPEAAEVFQEIDPSLWKRFRGNPVKLLLEVDPGRLEALAETPFRNRVEGVVGALRAYLEARTPLKGEPVAYFSAEFGFHSSLPIYAGGLGVLAADHVKAASDLGLNLVGVGLFYHQGYFHQRLSPEGEQVEVYEDLLPEELPLLPVLKDGEPLRVGVEFPGRTVYLGAFKAQVGALPVYLLTANLRENAPEDRALTARLYAPGLETRIQQELLLGIGGVRLLRALGLSPRVWHMNEGHSAFLGLERMRELVAEGMSFAEAREVAAAGALFTTHTPVPAGHDAFPLDLVDKYLGGFWEKLGTDRETFLALGREEKPWGPVFSMSNLALRLSRRANGVSRLHGEVSRRMFAHLWPGLLEEEVPIGHVTNGVHTWTFLHPRLRRLYGEAFGPGWLSRPQDPATWRVEALGEEFWRVKQELKEDLVREVRRRVYEQRRRNGESPARLRQAEALLDPEVLTLGFARRVATYKRAILLFKDPERLLKLLRGPNPIQIVFAGKAHPKDEAGKAYLKELVARIRELGLEDRMVVLEDYDLYLARLLVHGVDVWLNTPRRPMEASGTSGMKAALNGALNLSVLDGWWAEAFNGKNGFAIGDGREYENEEAQDLADALSLYDVLEHEVVPLFYARGAGGVSAGWLAMVQESLRTIGPRFSAARMVREYQEEYYAPLSLEAEKAARSLGLLRDFFQALPAFFALGLRPQVPGDQVLNGSPLEVRLAVEGEVPPALRPFLEAQLVVTRSGGGVEVVSLEEKDGGFLGLYRPGRPGSYAYGLRLALRHPVTGRVEWVRWA from the coding sequence ATGAACGCGCTCGGACGTCTGATTGCGATGCCGGAGCTCCCTGAGCTCCTAAAGGGGCTTAAGGAGCTCGCCTACAACCTTTGGTGGAGCTGGAACCCGGAGGCGGCCGAGGTCTTCCAGGAGATAGACCCGTCGCTTTGGAAGCGCTTCCGGGGCAACCCGGTCAAGCTTCTCCTCGAGGTGGACCCCGGCCGCCTCGAGGCCCTGGCCGAGACCCCCTTCCGGAACCGGGTGGAGGGGGTGGTGGGGGCGCTCCGGGCCTATCTGGAGGCCCGCACCCCCTTGAAGGGGGAGCCCGTGGCCTACTTCTCGGCGGAGTTCGGCTTCCATAGCTCCCTGCCCATCTACGCGGGGGGGCTCGGGGTCCTGGCCGCGGACCACGTCAAGGCGGCGAGCGACCTGGGCCTCAACCTGGTGGGGGTGGGCCTCTTCTACCACCAGGGCTACTTCCACCAGCGCCTCTCCCCCGAGGGGGAGCAGGTGGAGGTCTACGAGGACCTCCTCCCCGAGGAGCTTCCCCTCCTCCCCGTCCTGAAGGACGGGGAGCCCCTGAGGGTGGGGGTGGAGTTCCCGGGGCGGACGGTCTACCTGGGGGCCTTTAAGGCCCAGGTGGGGGCCCTGCCCGTCTACCTCCTCACCGCCAACCTCCGGGAGAACGCGCCCGAGGACCGGGCCCTGACCGCCCGCCTCTACGCCCCCGGCCTGGAGACGCGCATCCAGCAGGAACTCCTTCTGGGCATCGGAGGGGTGCGGCTCCTCCGGGCCTTGGGCCTCTCCCCCCGGGTTTGGCACATGAACGAGGGGCACTCGGCCTTCCTGGGCCTGGAACGGATGCGGGAGCTGGTGGCGGAGGGGATGTCCTTCGCCGAGGCGCGGGAGGTGGCGGCGGCGGGGGCCCTCTTCACCACCCACACCCCCGTCCCGGCGGGGCACGACGCCTTCCCCCTGGACCTGGTGGACAAGTACCTGGGGGGGTTCTGGGAGAAGCTGGGGACGGACCGGGAGACCTTTTTGGCCCTGGGCCGGGAGGAGAAGCCCTGGGGGCCGGTCTTCTCCATGTCTAACCTGGCCCTGAGGCTCTCCCGCAGGGCCAACGGGGTCTCCCGGTTGCACGGGGAGGTCTCCCGCCGGATGTTCGCCCACCTTTGGCCGGGGCTTCTGGAGGAGGAGGTCCCCATCGGCCACGTCACCAACGGGGTCCACACCTGGACCTTCCTCCACCCCCGGCTCAGGCGGCTCTACGGGGAGGCCTTCGGTCCGGGGTGGCTGAGCCGTCCCCAGGACCCCGCCACCTGGCGGGTGGAGGCCTTGGGGGAGGAGTTCTGGCGGGTGAAGCAGGAGCTCAAGGAGGATCTGGTCCGGGAGGTGCGCCGCCGGGTGTACGAGCAGAGGCGGCGCAACGGGGAAAGCCCGGCTAGGCTCCGCCAGGCGGAGGCCCTTCTGGACCCCGAGGTCCTCACCCTGGGCTTCGCCCGGCGGGTGGCCACCTACAAGCGGGCCATCCTCCTCTTCAAGGACCCGGAGCGGCTTTTGAAGCTCCTCCGGGGGCCGAACCCGATCCAGATCGTCTTCGCGGGCAAGGCCCACCCCAAGGACGAGGCGGGGAAGGCTTACCTCAAGGAGCTGGTGGCCCGGATCCGGGAGCTGGGCCTCGAGGACCGGATGGTGGTCCTGGAGGACTATGACCTCTACCTGGCCCGCCTCCTGGTCCACGGGGTGGACGTCTGGCTCAACACCCCCCGCCGCCCCATGGAGGCCTCGGGCACGAGCGGGATGAAGGCCGCCTTGAACGGGGCCCTGAACCTGAGCGTCCTGGACGGCTGGTGGGCCGAGGCCTTCAACGGCAAGAACGGCTTCGCCATCGGGGACGGGCGGGAGTACGAGAACGAGGAGGCGCAGGACCTGGCGGACGCCCTCAGCCTCTACGACGTCCTGGAGCACGAGGTCGTGCCCCTCTTCTACGCCCGGGGGGCGGGCGGGGTCTCCGCGGGCTGGCTGGCCATGGTCCAGGAGAGCCTGCGCACCATCGGCCCCCGGTTCAGCGCCGCCCGGATGGTGCGGGAGTACCAGGAGGAGTACTACGCCCCCTTGAGCCTCGAGGCGGAAAAGGCCGCCCGGTCCTTGGGCCTCTTGAGGGACTTCTTCCAGGCCCTGCCCGCCTTCTTCGCCCTCGGCCTGAGGCCCCAGGTTCCGGGGGACCAGGTCCTGAACGGCTCCCCCCTCGAGGTCCGTCTGGCCGTGGAGGGGGAGGTGCCCCCGGCTCTTCGGCCCTTCCTCGAGGCCCAGCTGGTGGTGACAAGGAGCGGGGGCGGGGTGGAGGTGGTCTCTTTGGAGGAGAAGGACGGGGGCTTCCTGGGGCTTTACCGGCCCGGCCGTCCCGGGAGCTACGCCTACGGCCTTAGGCTGGCCCTCCGCCATCCCGTGACCGGCCGGGTGGAGTGGGTGCGCTGGGCCTGA
- a CDS encoding ABC transporter substrate-binding protein: MRKLLLAFVALALGLAFAQVRTWDQIKRSGEVRIGTEGAFPPFNYFDEKNQLTGFEIDLGNALVAKLGVKPRWIAQAFDTLLIQLNQGRFDFVIASHGITPERAKAVDFTNPHYCTGGIIVSRKGGPKTAQDLAGKVVGVQVGTTYMEAAQKLPGVKEVRTYQKDPDALQDLLAGRLDAWVTDRFVAKEAIKERKLEGTLQLGELLFQEKVAMAVAKGNKTLLSALNQALADLMKDGTYAKISQKWFGEDVRCR, from the coding sequence ATGAGGAAACTGCTCTTGGCGTTCGTGGCCCTGGCCCTTGGTCTGGCCTTCGCCCAGGTGCGCACCTGGGACCAGATCAAACGGTCCGGGGAGGTCCGCATCGGCACCGAGGGGGCCTTCCCCCCCTTCAACTACTTTGACGAGAAGAACCAGCTCACGGGGTTTGAGATAGACCTGGGGAACGCCCTCGTGGCCAAGCTGGGGGTCAAGCCCCGCTGGATCGCCCAGGCCTTTGACACCCTCCTGATCCAGCTCAACCAGGGGCGGTTTGACTTCGTCATCGCCTCCCACGGCATCACCCCCGAGCGGGCCAAGGCGGTGGACTTCACCAACCCCCACTACTGCACGGGTGGGATCATCGTGAGCCGGAAGGGCGGGCCCAAGACCGCCCAGGACCTGGCGGGCAAGGTGGTGGGGGTCCAGGTGGGCACCACCTACATGGAGGCGGCGCAGAAGCTTCCCGGGGTGAAGGAGGTGCGCACCTACCAGAAGGACCCCGATGCCCTGCAGGACCTTCTGGCGGGCCGCCTGGACGCCTGGGTCACCGACCGGTTCGTGGCCAAGGAGGCCATCAAGGAGCGGAAGCTCGAGGGCACCCTCCAGCTCGGGGAGCTCCTCTTCCAGGAGAAGGTGGCCATGGCGGTGGCCAAGGGGAACAAGACCCTGCTTTCCGCCCTCAACCAGGCCCTGGCCGACCTGATGAAGGACGGCACCTACGCCAAGATCAGCCAGAAGTGGTTCGGGGAGGACGTGCGCTGCCGCTGA
- a CDS encoding amino acid ABC transporter permease, translating into MRRVFSLLFFVLLLLLGYVLFFRGLAWLLGAYFALTGFEPERVKTAGEALARGAEVTLKLTLLSGGAGLVLGVLAGMAKLSRRAWVRLPATFYIWITRGTPLLVQILFTYNALPLLLKPLWPSAQEALTPYWAAFLALAFNVGAYNAEVVRAGILAIPRGQWEAAWSLGFSDAQTMRFIVLPQAMRIVVPPLVNNLVALLKDSSLASVITLLELALSGQRIISATFRPVEVYLAVAGVYLLLTTVMTAFTNLLEARLRLPSR; encoded by the coding sequence ATGCGACGAGTTTTTTCCCTCCTTTTCTTCGTCCTCCTTCTCCTTCTGGGCTACGTTCTCTTCTTCCGGGGGTTGGCCTGGCTCCTTGGCGCCTACTTCGCCCTCACGGGGTTTGAGCCGGAGCGGGTGAAGACGGCGGGGGAGGCCCTGGCCCGGGGGGCCGAGGTCACCTTAAAGCTCACCCTCCTTTCCGGAGGGGCAGGCCTCGTCCTAGGGGTCCTGGCGGGGATGGCCAAGCTCTCCCGGCGGGCCTGGGTGCGCCTCCCCGCCACCTTCTACATCTGGATCACCCGGGGGACCCCCCTTTTGGTCCAGATCCTCTTCACCTACAACGCCCTTCCCCTCCTCCTCAAGCCCCTATGGCCGAGCGCCCAGGAGGCCCTTACCCCCTACTGGGCGGCCTTTTTGGCCCTAGCCTTCAACGTGGGGGCCTACAACGCGGAGGTCGTTCGGGCGGGGATCCTGGCCATTCCCCGGGGGCAGTGGGAGGCGGCCTGGTCCTTGGGCTTTTCCGACGCCCAGACCATGCGCTTCATCGTCCTGCCCCAGGCCATGCGCATCGTGGTCCCGCCCCTGGTGAACAACCTGGTGGCCCTCCTCAAGGACTCCTCCTTGGCCTCGGTCATCACCCTTCTGGAGCTGGCCCTTTCGGGTCAGCGCATCATCTCCGCCACCTTCCGCCCGGTGGAGGTCTACCTGGCGGTGGCCGGGGTCTACCTCCTCCTCACCACGGTGATGACCGCCTTCACCAACCTTCTGGAGGCGCGCTTACGCCTTCCCTCACGCTGA
- a CDS encoding TAXI family TRAP transporter solute-binding subunit, with protein MRKLIGAVLVLGFALAQEFITIGSGSTTGVYFPVATGIAKLVNDANVGIRANARSTGGSVFNVNAIASGELQMALAQNDIVYYAFNGCCIPAFEGKPVKSIRALAALYPEVVHIVARQDAGIRTVADLKGKRVVVGDVGSGTEQNARQILEAYGLRFEDLGQTIRVGAAQGIQLMQDKRADALFYTVGLGASAIQQLALTTPITLVAVDLNKIAPLAKKYPFYVGFNIPGGTYKGVEVTTPTVAVQAMLIASEGLSADTVYRFMKAVFGNVAEFKKIHPNLERFFDLQKAVKGLPIPLHPGAERFYKEAGVLK; from the coding sequence ATGCGAAAGCTCATCGGCGCGGTTCTGGTTTTGGGTTTCGCTTTGGCGCAGGAGTTCATCACCATCGGTTCTGGCTCCACCACGGGGGTCTACTTCCCCGTGGCCACCGGGATCGCCAAGCTGGTGAATGACGCCAACGTAGGCATCCGGGCCAACGCCCGCTCCACCGGGGGAAGCGTCTTCAACGTGAACGCCATCGCCTCCGGGGAGCTCCAGATGGCCCTGGCCCAGAACGACATCGTCTACTACGCCTTTAACGGCTGCTGCATCCCCGCCTTTGAGGGGAAGCCGGTGAAGTCCATCCGGGCCTTGGCCGCCCTCTACCCGGAGGTGGTGCACATCGTGGCCCGGCAGGACGCAGGCATCCGCACGGTGGCCGACCTCAAGGGCAAGCGGGTGGTGGTGGGGGACGTGGGCTCGGGCACCGAGCAGAACGCCCGGCAGATCCTCGAGGCCTACGGCCTTCGCTTTGAGGACCTGGGCCAGACCATCCGGGTGGGGGCGGCCCAGGGCATCCAGCTCATGCAGGACAAGCGGGCGGACGCCCTCTTCTACACCGTGGGCCTGGGGGCGAGCGCCATCCAGCAGCTGGCCTTGACCACCCCCATCACCCTGGTGGCGGTGGACCTGAACAAGATCGCCCCTCTGGCCAAGAAGTACCCCTTCTACGTGGGCTTCAACATCCCCGGCGGGACCTACAAGGGGGTGGAGGTGACCACCCCCACGGTGGCGGTCCAGGCCATGCTCATCGCCTCGGAGGGCCTCTCCGCCGACACGGTCTACCGGTTCATGAAGGCGGTCTTCGGGAACGTGGCGGAGTTCAAGAAGATCCACCCCAACCTCGAGCGCTTCTTTGACCTGCAGAAGGCGGTGAAGGGGCTTCCCATCCCCCTCCACCCCGGGGCGGAGCGGTTCTACAAGGAGGCCGGGGTCCTGAAGTAA
- a CDS encoding TRAP transporter permease: MEKDVFAIAEESELGGRRPRGRARYLLFGLAVAWSLFQLWATYAGTLDPFRLRAIHLGFALALAFLAYPGRGPRDRVPLLDWALALLGVLGALYVVLEYRAIVEVRGGVPNPADVYLGSLTLLMVFLAAWRVVGPALPLIASFFVLYALTGPQGLFKLRLPDWLQLHAGASWSQVVGQLYLTTEGLWGTPLGVSATFVFLFVLFGALLEKAGAGRFFIQVAYALLGHFRGGPAKAAVVASALTGVVSGSSVSNVVTTGTFTIPLMKRVGYPPEKAGAVEVASSSNGQLMPPVMGAAAFIMAEFLQIPYSRLILMAAMPAVLAYATLFITVHLEALALGLKGVPRSELPPLGPVLRSGAHYLLPLVYLIYALVGLKLTPERAALNTLFLLTLLLFAQEAFRAYRGGKGLLQGLFQGVRLLLEGLEAGARGMVGIALATAAAGVIVGMVTITGIGFGLTDIVERLSGGNIVLVLVLAQLVSLLLGMGLPTTANYIVMASLVVPVVLNLAEKAGLSVPPVAAHMFVFYFGIMADSTPPVALAAYAASAIARSDFWKTAVQGFLYELRTALLAYMFFFSPKLLTVGLGSFWEGVWIFATALLGMTAFSAALVGFLHKRATWLERLLLLAAALTLVVPGLLSDLVGGGLFLLVYLVQRVRK; encoded by the coding sequence ATGGAAAAGGACGTCTTCGCCATCGCGGAGGAAAGCGAGCTGGGCGGGCGGAGGCCCAGAGGGAGGGCCCGCTATCTCCTCTTCGGCCTGGCGGTGGCCTGGAGCCTATTCCAGCTCTGGGCCACCTATGCGGGCACCCTGGACCCCTTCCGCCTGAGGGCCATCCACCTGGGCTTCGCCCTGGCCCTGGCCTTTCTGGCCTACCCCGGCCGGGGGCCCAGGGACCGCGTCCCGCTTCTGGACTGGGCCCTGGCCCTTCTCGGCGTCCTGGGGGCCCTTTACGTGGTCCTGGAGTACCGGGCCATCGTGGAGGTGCGGGGAGGGGTGCCGAACCCGGCGGACGTCTACCTGGGAAGCCTCACCCTCCTCATGGTCTTCCTGGCCGCCTGGCGGGTGGTGGGCCCGGCCTTGCCCCTCATCGCCAGCTTCTTCGTCCTCTACGCCCTCACGGGCCCCCAGGGGCTTTTTAAGCTCCGGCTTCCCGACTGGCTCCAGCTCCACGCGGGGGCCAGCTGGAGCCAGGTGGTGGGCCAGCTCTACCTGACCACCGAGGGGCTCTGGGGGACGCCCCTGGGGGTTTCGGCCACCTTCGTCTTCCTCTTCGTCCTCTTCGGGGCCCTCTTGGAGAAGGCGGGGGCGGGGCGGTTCTTCATCCAGGTGGCCTACGCCCTTCTGGGCCACTTCCGCGGGGGGCCGGCCAAGGCGGCGGTGGTGGCGAGCGCCCTCACCGGGGTGGTCTCGGGGAGCTCGGTGTCCAACGTGGTGACCACGGGCACCTTCACCATCCCCCTGATGAAGCGGGTGGGCTACCCCCCGGAGAAGGCGGGGGCGGTGGAGGTGGCCAGCTCCTCCAACGGCCAGCTCATGCCTCCGGTGATGGGGGCGGCGGCCTTCATCATGGCGGAGTTTTTGCAGATCCCTTACAGCCGGCTGATCCTCATGGCCGCCATGCCCGCGGTCCTGGCCTACGCCACCCTCTTCATCACCGTCCACCTCGAGGCCCTGGCCCTGGGCCTCAAGGGGGTGCCCCGCTCGGAGCTTCCCCCCCTGGGGCCGGTCCTCCGCTCGGGGGCCCACTACCTCCTTCCCCTCGTCTACCTCATCTACGCCCTGGTGGGGCTCAAGCTCACCCCGGAGCGGGCGGCCCTCAACACCCTGTTCCTCCTGACCCTTCTTCTCTTCGCCCAGGAGGCCTTCCGGGCCTACCGGGGCGGTAAGGGCCTCCTTCAGGGGCTTTTCCAGGGGGTGAGGCTCCTTCTGGAGGGCCTCGAGGCCGGGGCCCGGGGGATGGTGGGGATCGCCCTGGCCACCGCCGCCGCCGGGGTCATCGTGGGCATGGTGACCATTACCGGGATCGGCTTCGGCCTCACGGACATCGTGGAGCGGCTTTCCGGGGGGAACATCGTTCTGGTCCTGGTCCTGGCCCAGCTGGTCAGCCTGCTTCTGGGGATGGGTCTTCCCACCACCGCCAACTACATCGTCATGGCCAGCCTGGTGGTCCCGGTGGTGCTAAACCTCGCCGAGAAGGCGGGGCTCAGCGTTCCGCCCGTGGCCGCCCATATGTTCGTCTTCTACTTCGGCATCATGGCCGACTCCACCCCCCCGGTGGCCCTGGCCGCCTACGCCGCGAGCGCCATTGCCCGGTCGGACTTCTGGAAGACGGCGGTCCAGGGCTTCCTCTACGAGCTCAGGACCGCCCTCCTTGCCTACATGTTCTTCTTCAGCCCCAAGCTCCTCACCGTGGGCCTTGGGAGTTTCTGGGAGGGGGTCTGGATCTTTGCCACCGCCCTTCTGGGCATGACCGCCTTCAGCGCCGCCCTGGTGGGCTTCCTGCACAAGAGGGCCACCTGGCTCGAGCGCCTCCTCCTCCTGGCCGCGGCCCTCACCCTGGTGGTCCCGGGCCTTCTGAGCGACCTTGTGGGCGGGGGGCTTTTCCTTCTTGTCTACCTGGTGCAGCGGGTGCGAAAATGA
- a CDS encoding amino acid ABC transporter ATP-binding protein: MKGVEKIVRIRGLHKWFGPLHVLKGIDLEVAPGEKLVIIGPSGSGKSTLIRCVNRLEDFQKGEVVVDGLNVKEDRNLPKVRREVGMVFQQFNLFPHMTVLENVTLAPTKVRGLRREEAERRALELLERVGIRDQAHKYPAQLSGGQQQRVAIARALAMEPKLMLFDEPTSALDPEMVGEVLDVMRDLARGGMTMIVVTHEMGFAREVADRVIFMDQGQIVEEAPPEVIFKSPKEERTRAFLQRVLHH, encoded by the coding sequence ATGAAGGGCGTGGAGAAAATCGTCCGGATCCGGGGCCTCCATAAGTGGTTCGGTCCTCTGCACGTCCTAAAGGGGATTGACCTCGAGGTCGCCCCAGGGGAGAAGCTGGTGATCATCGGCCCCTCGGGCTCGGGGAAGAGCACCCTGATCCGCTGCGTAAACCGCCTGGAGGACTTCCAGAAGGGCGAGGTGGTGGTGGACGGGCTGAACGTCAAGGAGGACCGCAACCTCCCCAAGGTGCGGCGGGAGGTGGGGATGGTCTTCCAGCAGTTCAACCTCTTCCCTCATATGACCGTTTTGGAGAACGTCACCCTGGCCCCCACCAAGGTGCGGGGGCTTAGGCGGGAGGAGGCGGAGCGGCGGGCTTTGGAGCTTTTGGAGCGGGTGGGGATCCGGGACCAGGCCCACAAGTACCCGGCCCAGCTCTCCGGGGGGCAGCAGCAGCGGGTGGCCATCGCCCGCGCCCTGGCCATGGAGCCCAAGCTGATGCTCTTTGACGAGCCCACCAGCGCCCTGGACCCGGAGATGGTGGGGGAGGTCCTGGACGTGATGCGCGACCTGGCCCGGGGGGGGATGACCATGATCGTGGTGACCCACGAGATGGGCTTTGCCCGGGAGGTGGCGGACCGGGTCATCTTCATGGACCAGGGCCAGATCGTGGAGGAGGCTCCGCCCGAGGTCATCTTCAAAAGCCCCAAGGAGGAGCGGACCCGCGCCTTCCTCCAGCGGGTCTTGCACCACTAG
- a CDS encoding IS200/IS605 family accessory protein TnpB-related protein, protein MTMERSLFQGVQAKLNFPRKEDKQAVLDLMRRFSSARRYAYNRLVEGIPREKLWSVEGPLGTFFGLNSYYIQGALLKAEMALRSAKELGIDPEKVVFGGRKLFLDLRKKHDLKAWKKRKQEWKERRQGLLYCRGKKREGGNPNLRLEVNNGVLRLRISLGNKTYAYALVQTTHPNLGQLLQRVYAKESYNVELTLKEGEVYANFTWEEKAPPLTSTRENGVLALDVNAEPYHLALALVGPDGSLRHYFTLPLDQVDRAQGRGAKETLLWMVAHEVTDFAVANGVAIATERLKCLRKSKRGDGSGRAFRRIQHRFAYASLLNKIHSLAKKKGVETIQVNPQDTSTIGMLKYAPQLSLSKDVAAAYVIGRRALGFEEKLPKSYRALLDDPRFREEAEAFYRERVEELKEGIKAEKNPYLKRRLFREVAKAQRALVLLSPRSSPGSRKGSTDGRNPYGANPWRVLRAGLFLPFLGREVPRDLSPLKSILVQGPPLYRDRGRGKEGGPRSLLPGRAHGTHTGAVRD, encoded by the coding sequence ATGACTATGGAAAGGAGCCTCTTCCAAGGAGTCCAGGCCAAACTCAACTTCCCCAGAAAGGAGGACAAGCAGGCCGTCCTGGACCTCATGCGCCGGTTCTCCTCCGCCCGCCGTTACGCCTACAACCGTCTGGTGGAAGGCATCCCCCGTGAGAAGCTGTGGTCCGTAGAAGGCCCCCTAGGCACTTTCTTTGGCCTGAACAGCTACTACATCCAGGGTGCCCTCCTCAAGGCCGAGATGGCCCTCAGGTCTGCCAAGGAGCTCGGGATAGACCCCGAGAAGGTGGTCTTTGGCGGGAGGAAGCTCTTCCTTGACCTCCGGAAGAAGCACGACCTGAAGGCCTGGAAGAAGAGGAAACAGGAGTGGAAGGAGAGAAGGCAGGGCCTCCTGTACTGCCGGGGAAAGAAGCGCGAGGGCGGAAATCCTAACCTCAGGCTTGAAGTGAACAATGGGGTCCTTCGGCTCCGGATCAGCCTGGGCAACAAGACCTACGCCTACGCCCTGGTTCAGACCACCCACCCCAACCTGGGTCAGCTCCTGCAAAGGGTGTACGCCAAAGAGTCTTACAACGTGGAGCTGACTCTGAAGGAGGGGGAGGTCTACGCCAACTTCACCTGGGAGGAGAAAGCTCCACCCCTGACCAGTACAAGGGAAAACGGCGTTCTCGCCCTGGACGTGAACGCCGAGCCGTATCACCTCGCTTTAGCCTTGGTCGGCCCTGATGGAAGCCTCCGCCATTACTTCACCCTCCCTCTTGACCAAGTGGACCGGGCTCAGGGCCGTGGGGCTAAGGAAACCCTCCTCTGGATGGTGGCCCATGAGGTCACGGACTTCGCCGTAGCAAATGGGGTCGCCATTGCCACCGAACGGTTGAAGTGCCTGCGCAAGTCAAAGCGAGGAGATGGCTCAGGTAGGGCTTTCCGCAGGATCCAGCATCGCTTTGCCTACGCTTCCCTCCTGAACAAAATCCACAGCCTGGCGAAGAAAAAGGGTGTAGAGACCATCCAGGTCAACCCCCAGGACACCTCCACGATTGGAATGCTCAAGTACGCTCCCCAGCTCTCCCTCTCCAAGGACGTGGCCGCCGCCTACGTCATCGGGAGGAGGGCTTTAGGATTTGAGGAGAAGCTCCCGAAAAGCTACCGGGCCTTGCTTGATGACCCCCGCTTCCGGGAGGAGGCAGAGGCGTTCTACCGGGAGCGTGTAGAAGAGCTGAAGGAGGGGATCAAAGCCGAGAAGAACCCCTACCTGAAGCGTCGCCTATTCCGTGAAGTGGCTAAAGCCCAACGGGCTTTGGTCCTGTTAAGCCCGCGGAGCTCGCCAGGGAGCCGTAAGGGGTCAACCGACGGAAGGAACCCCTACGGTGCCAATCCCTGGAGGGTTCTGCGGGCAGGTCTCTTCCTTCCCTTCCTCGGGCGTGAGGTACCAAGGGACTTATCCCCCCTCAAGTCCATCCTGGTACAAGGCCCACCTCTGTATCGGGACCGTGGGAGAGGGAAGGAGGGTGGACCTAGGTCCTTACTACCGGGAAGGGCCCATGGCACCCATACGGGCGCCGTGAGGGATTGA
- a CDS encoding patatin-like phospholipase family protein, with protein MGVALALGGGGVRGFAHLGVLEVLSKEGIPLLALSGSSAGAVAAAAFAFGLKDPGRILEAVFDPEAAALSSQGRLQSFYRILSGFRRPSLLSGERARAGLFQLFGEARLEESPIPLRIQAADLFTGEAVVLKEGRVAEAVLASSAIPGVFPPVLLNGRLLVDGDVAEKVPVRAVRPFGRVVAVDVSNPPVTAPPKTALEAALLAGEASRRRLKELALKEADLVLRLDPPYPIDTFDHTQVEFVYELGKARALEALPEIRRLARPPYTPFCCILRALRRAVSKNLKDRYNGP; from the coding sequence GTGGGCGTGGCGCTGGCCTTGGGCGGGGGTGGGGTGCGGGGGTTCGCCCACCTGGGGGTCCTGGAGGTCCTGTCCAAGGAGGGGATCCCCCTCCTGGCCCTCTCGGGAAGCTCGGCGGGCGCGGTGGCCGCGGCCGCCTTCGCCTTCGGGCTAAAGGATCCGGGCCGGATCCTGGAGGCGGTCTTTGACCCCGAGGCCGCCGCTTTGAGCAGCCAAGGCCGGCTCCAGAGCTTCTACCGCATCCTCTCCGGCTTCCGCCGCCCCTCGCTCCTTTCGGGAGAGCGGGCGCGGGCGGGGCTTTTCCAGCTCTTCGGGGAGGCCCGGCTCGAGGAGAGCCCCATCCCCCTCCGGATCCAGGCCGCCGACCTCTTCACGGGGGAGGCGGTGGTCCTGAAGGAGGGCCGGGTGGCGGAGGCGGTCCTGGCGAGCAGCGCCATCCCCGGGGTCTTCCCGCCCGTCCTCCTGAACGGCCGGCTCCTGGTGGACGGGGACGTGGCGGAGAAGGTCCCGGTGCGGGCGGTCCGGCCCTTCGGCCGGGTGGTGGCGGTGGACGTCTCCAACCCCCCCGTGACCGCCCCGCCCAAGACGGCCCTCGAGGCCGCCCTTTTGGCGGGGGAGGCCAGCCGGAGGCGGCTCAAGGAGCTGGCCCTCAAGGAGGCGGACCTCGTCCTCCGCCTGGACCCCCCCTACCCCATAGACACCTTTGACCACACCCAGGTGGAGTTCGTCTACGAGCTGGGCAAGGCCCGGGCCCTGGAGGCCCTCCCGGAGATCCGCCGCCTGGCCCGCCCCCCTTATACCCCTTTCTGCTGTATCCTTCGCGCCCTCAGGCGAGCAGTCTCCAAAAACCTTAAGGACCGGTATAATGGCCCCTGA